One Glycine max cultivar Williams 82 chromosome 8, Glycine_max_v4.0, whole genome shotgun sequence genomic window, attattttccCTCCCCCGTTTCTAACAtgaatcaattaatttattatgcaaTCTTGATGTcgtgatcatgatgatatgtaCATTTGTCACAGTTTTTTGACGGATATGGATATCATGGGACATCATTTGAGCAGATATATCGATGCTACCCAGCTTCCTTTATTGAAAAGGTTCGGATTCTTTTCAGGCATTCATTGCTAATCTTGTGTAGCTACATAGATCATAGAATGATGAAATGTTCTgacttttaatttccactttgtGGTCATAATCCACTGTTGAATGTAATTGCATTGCTTCTAACAAACTAAAATTAGCCATGGCTTATATAGTTATTTCTCATATATGATTTTTCACATTTCATTTGTAGTATATGACTATATAATGGGCTATAGGTGGTATTTTACGTTAGTTTCCTCATCTCGTAATTTGGTtgtttatcattaattaaaaagaaatgttgTCTCTTTGGGGGAGCTCAATTGGTTAAGCAGTGGGACATGAATTGAGTGCACAAGTTCAATACTATGCACTGCATTTCATCCCTTTTACATTCTGTTATCCCATCTCCCCCCACCCTCCTTTTGCAAAGCCTATTATGAACCTCCCTTTAGACCTAAAAAACGTCTATAtcttgaaaatgaaattaaattggaCTCATAGATCGTTAGATCATTTCATTACATGGATTGTGaaatcttaataaaaatacaaattataattgaaaCATTTTCAAATACATAGGAAATAACATAAGTAATGAAAATAACCTGTAAATCACACCATTAAACTAAACTTAAATTGAAAATTCGAAAGCACAACATCCAATATAACTCATAAGTCATAGtcatataaaattttcataacaCAACTAAAAAACAATAGAATTTTGATGCTAGAGAAGAGAGACTTCTTTCCTATGCTGTGAGCTCCACTGTGCCTGGCCGTGTCTGCTTGAAATTAAGTTcgcattaaatttaaatattgaaaaatagaaGTCTGATTAGACTATCAATTTTGTTAATGCAGATTCAAACCCTTTTTGGTTATTGCACTTTCATATTTCCTTGAATATCATAAATAAGATATAGTACAAGACAAAGATTTGGATGCTGGTTCGAAATGTAGAATGTCAAAGCATGAAATGTCAAATCTAAAGAAAGAAACTAAAGATATTCAATTAAAGTGACCTTAATGTATAGTGTTTAATGTGTGAGAGTTTTGACACTCTTAAATTGAAACCAAATATTTCGTAAAATAATCTAACCTTTTTTGTCTTTCTATTTATTCATTCTTAATACTGCAGCCCCAAATTGAAAGTGGTGACAAAAGTAAGTTTCCATGTCTGTAACAGTTCTTgtttttagaatataattttctatttgCTCCTATCTGAtgtcaaaattaaattcttgtTGTTCTCCAGTTATCATGCCTCCATCAGCCCTTGACCGTCTAGGTTAGTTTTGTCATGGTTgaactgtttttttattttgcttactTTTATTCCAGGTGAATATATAGCTTGAGTTTTCAAATTCTAACATCAAGTTTAATTTGCAGCATCTCTGCATATTGATTACCCAATGTTGTTTGAACTCCGTAATGATGCTGCCGAGCGGGTTTCTCATTGTGGGGTTCTGGAGTTCATTGCTGAGGAAGGCATGATATACATGCCATACTGGGTAGGCATTCAAAAGTAGTTGTTTGTTAATATAGTTGTACGCTTGTTTCACTAATATGGTTCGCTTtgagattttagttttttttttttgttgatgctgTTTTCATATACAGATGATGGAGAACATGCTTTTACAAGAGGGGGACATTGTTAAAGTGAAAAATGTGACACTTCCAAAGGGGACATATGTTAAGTTACAGCCTCACACAAAAGACTTCTTGGATATTTCCAATCCAAAAGCTATGTGAGTTGACATTTATTAAGTTTAGTTTGATAAATCTATGATTATATTTCCCTACCAATGAGTTTCTCTTGAGTATTTACATTCACACACTGACTTGAGTTAGTTATTTGATTGTGCTTTTTTATGCAGCTTAGAAACAACATTGAGGAATTTTTCCTGCTTGACTACTGGAGATAGCATCATGGTGGCTTACAACAACAAGAAATATTACATAGATATTATAGAAACTAAGCCTGACAATGCCATAAGCATAATTGAGACTGACTGTGAGGTGGACTTTGCTCCTCCCTTGGATTACAAGGAACCTGAAAAACCCATTGCACCCCTTTCTGCCGGAAAGGCAGCAGTGGCTGGTATGCACTTGACTTACTTATGTTTGTCACAGATGTCTCTTTTCTCTGTCTGGTCGGAtgaaatctctctctctctctctctgtgacATGTTTCTGTATATGGTATTGGAAGCTCAGTTTATAAATTAAGGTTCCAAAAGCTCCTAATGGAGAACAATGTTctttacaattattaattatgcTTAATTGATTTGGTATGGTACTTGAAAGTCAgtgttgaactttgaagtgtggacaagttttatttatttattttttaatctttgggGTAGGGCTGCTGACCAtatgtctgcaagttgattgACTCATTTGCATTACTTGCCAgaacatgttatttttaaatgattggtGTTGGTGACTACAACATTCATGTTTCTGTATAGTTGACGATGATTGTTCTCtatcctttcttttttaattgggATATGTACATGATTCTGATGGAGTTGTTCCGCAGTATTGTAGCAAAaggaatacttttttttttttttaaaaactttggaATGTGGAAAATGTAATcattagaaaatatcatttgGTCATTGAACTTCGACTGGTAtttaaagaaaacattaaccaagTGATTGGGCACAAGTGCTGAAGTTAAGGTTGAATAATTTGAATACTACTTGAGTTCAATTCTTGATAGAAATAATTATTGGTCAGACTTTACTTACCTTTCGACTGAACTCCAGATTagttaagatttttttcttttgatgaaccaaagggttaagattaaaaaaaaaaaacctttactATCATTTGAAGATTTTTCTGTAACGTGTTATACAAGTAATGTAGTGTGTACATTGCAGTGATACTCCTCTAGCCCATATTATTCTTAAGACTGACAACTCTTGTTCCTGCTCACAGCTGAGGAGACCCCTGCTGAAGAGGAGCCCAAGTTCAACCCATTTTCTGGAACTGGGAGACGCTTGGATGGAAAACCATTAAATTATCAGCCTCCTCCAGTTTCTTCTTCAGGGTCCAAGGACCAGAAATCTGATGTTGTCAATTCGCTGTCTTCTACAGCTTCTAGTTCACAAAGTAATGCTCGTCAATCTCAGGGCAAGCTTGTGTTTGGGTCAAATGCAAACCGTACTAATGAGACAGGAAAGGTAATTTGCTGCTTGACTCCTACTTGCTAATATTTCAAATCACATGCTTATCGTTTATCTCCGGATTCTACTCTTGTCGGTAATTGATAGACTGCTAAGTTTTACATCTTCCGTCTCATAAGCAGGCGAAAGAGTCAAAACCAGAGCCACCTAAAGAGAAAGAAGAGCCGAAATTTCAACCTTTTTCAGGGAAGAAGTATTCTTTACGGGGTTAATTTATACCAATCAAGTAAATTAAAATGTCCTTTTACTTTTAAAGTAAGTTACTTTGTTGATCTATGCATGGATCGATGTCTATTGCaaaaacttgtattttttttattgtattatatgcAGTAGATAGACCAGTAGACGCCACAGCAAATACCTTTGATTACTTGTGAATGAAGCTCTTGACGAGGTTTGCAATCGTGTCTGGATGGTAACATGCGGTGtatattgtgtttttgtttttaaaagccATTTTATAGAGcagctttttaaaaataataagaacgAGAAAGATGGGATGATGTAAGGAAAAACATGAATATTCAAAGTAGAAAATTAAGATAACTTAAAGATGATttagttttttctctttattttaaaaattgaaaagaagtgttgcttttgaaaaagttttttttttttaaattatttaaagagaATTAGTTCTTAAAATCAGAATACAGTTTTCGAGCATAGGAAATAAACAAGCTCTAAGTTCTAACGGGCTTTATTATTCTCAGCACAGtaacttatttcattttctactttTAAAACTATACTTGAATTGTTTTTTTCAGAATATGAGAACTGCGTACAATTTAAGGTACAACTTAAAAAGTATAAGTATATAAAAgagtttgagttttttttttaataaaaaggggTACGAATTATTAATTCAAGGTGCAAGaacaatgatttttcttttataaacttGATACCATCATGAATAGTAGTCACTTTATTATTGCTATTATTTTTTAGAGGGTTACTACTGCTATTGTtaataatactattatttttaggtataattgcatttttaatgtGGTTCTGGTTCCTTAGTCTCAATTGTGTCAATTGAGTTTCTaagttttctttcatttataattAGGTTCTTCTATTTTACTTGTATCTAATATTTAACCGAATTAGTTAATGTGACAAATTGGACATAATATGACAGTAACTGTaccagaaaaattataaataaaaaaccaaagaaTTAAATTGACGTAATTCGCActtcaaaattttttttttaacgtaattgaaattcaaaaaattaaaattacacaattatgatatttaaagggattaaaaatgtaattaaaatttatttttatcatcatcatcgtGACTATTATTATGGTCGATAATTGCTATTGTTATTCCTCTTACTGTCAGCGACTATTTATTACAATTATAATCATTGTATACTCATGAAAATATCTTATttgaaacaaacataaaaacaactttatttgGACTAGacacattttcttaaaaagataCGATGATTAAAATctaagaaaaatttaaagaaaatttatttttatgaattccGTTCTCAAAAtagtaatttgaataaaaatgaaaaaaactttttaataaagtttTCCTTTACGTCTGTTGTAGTAATTGttaaactcaaatttaatttgtaacATTGTTGTCATGCGAAAAATGAAATTCGTTGCAACTCTTTCCTAGTAATAGTATGATAACAATATAGAGGTGtgattgttgtcttgttttgcTTAAAAATCGATACATCTGAAATCCAAAGCTATGGTGAGTTCCTTAGAATCcaaaataaattagtctgctCTTTGGCAATAGTgactttaattaatgaaaacaaTTAAAGCTCTCTAGCTGTTGAATAGAATCATCCTCCAGCTTCGGGGTTGGCATCATCTTTATAGCTATTAGATTTGTGTAGGCCCTACATAATAAAGCTCATAAATCCTCCACGAGTATGTAAAAATTTCTCAACCTCACACGCAAACAAGTTGAAATTAGCGACAAGGAAATGAGATGGTATAGTTGGAATCCAATACTAAGAAACCCattaactttatatataaaatactcaTTAGATACCTAAATTTACACAATTATATAATAATCAGTGATTTGTcgtttttgtattttcttcaacGCTAAGAATGTgtttagtaaattaaataaactaattgttgacttatttgattgattttgtaaataataacgCGTTTAGTAAAAGAGCGtagctaattaattaataacgtTTTTGAAATGtcacttcatattttttttatgagtatGTCACTTCATATAGTATTTCAATGTataaagtattattattattattatttttcaaattataataaagtaattaaatatgttttgcaCTTATCAATGATCAGTTCAATAATCAATGGTAAAGAGTGTATTAGAAAGAGTGTATTGCTAtcactttttataaattttattaagagtttagatagttttttttaaaggaagagTTTAGAATTATTATgccaatattttattaaatatcatCATTATACTACGTATTAACGTTAATTTCCCTCATTAGTTCTGAATTTTGCAGTCCATCTTGCGTGTCCGATGGACGACTCTTTTCTCACTTCttcaatcaattatttttttttttcactcatccgataaaatataattttttttacatccataaaatattaatttttattcagcACTGAATAGAATTTTACATTAAAGCATGTTGATCTTTAATTCGttgtgtatttatttatataggGCGGGGATAAAAATGATAGGCTAAATTTTATAAAgatatgataatgataaaaggaTAAATACATACTTAAAAGGGTTGTAATATTTAAATCACATGATTAAGTAAGTATTTGAATCatccaaaatgataaaatttaaacacataCTTAAAAGGGCTGTAATATTTAAACACTGTATTTATCTATCTCTCTTCTGCGTATGTCATAATGATAAAAAGATAAACGCATACTTAAAAGGGTTGTAATATTTAaatcacataattaattaaatatttgaatcatacaaaatttaaagtctcgcataaaattacattaatatctaaattataagataaattataaaattattatttatgctgttcatgaatgaaaaataaaaaaaaaacattaatataaaaatcataaaagtaaaaatttaccctttgtataaataatgtgtataaactaaaaattaatatccacattttaaatcttatattataatgagtaattttggataaattaaaaaatacgtaGAAATTTAAGAATCGTGGATTAACTAACATTTGAATTGGTAAACCTTCACCGAATTGGATACTGTAGTTTACAGTAAATTTATCGTAAAGAACGTAGAAAATATAGTAGTAGGATTTGAGAATTGAGATTAATGGCGTGTAAATTCTATTTAATGTGTTATAAGTTGTAACGACTAACAAGTAAAGTAAGATGAAACAAAACTGTGCAGGAGTTATTGTGACATCAACACGTAGTAGCGTTGCGTTGTCGCATTGTAAAAGTCAATGGTAATCATCACCCCGCCCACTTGGATTTTCTGTGCCTTCTCTTCTCAACTCATCAACATCATTCATTTATTACTATTTAATTATCACACTAGtggtaataaataaataaacacaatCCAAATAATTGAGTTGAGGAGTGCAACAGAGAAGAATCACATTCGCATTCTCAATCACATCCATTCATTCACTCATCCATATCCCTTCTTTCCACTAACTTCTCTCTCTAGTtgatacaaataaaaaacaaagtttcATACTTTACGACACCCTTTTCTGCAACTGATGATGGAAGGAAGCTGAAACAGTGAAAAACAGCAACAACGACCACCCtgtctttgttttttgtttgttgagTTGAAACTTTAGAGAAAGTGAATAGTGATATGGAGGCAAAGGGTGTGCGGTTCTTAGCGTATCAATCAATATTTTCGAGCGTTGGATCTGGGGACTTCGATGGGGTGAAGAAACTGgtggaggaagtgaagaaggaagaagggtCATCGCTCTCTGATGTGATGTCTCTTCAGAACGATGCTGGAGAGACTGCGCTATACATCGCTGCAGAGAATAATCTGCAAGAGATGTTCAGCTTCTTGCTCAGCATCTGTCACTTTGAGGTCGTCAAGATTCGCTCCAAGGCTGATATGAACGCCTTTCATGTTGCTGCCAAGCGTGGCAatctaggttttttttttttatttttcatggaaTAAGTTCTTCTTACGgatgttgctattaattcagtTAAATCATTTACATATGATAGAATCGGAAAGTCCTAATGTTTCAACCAGAATTGCATAGCCATACTAGCTCATGTGCCTCTACCCCAGTATTTAACATCATACCCTAGATGGAGAAATATTTGTGTAGCACCAATTcagaaaaaagataataaaaaagcaGTTGAGGTAGTTCGGACACGTACAAAGGAGGTCACCAAAACTGCCAATTAGAAGGGGAATTGCATGTTTGGTTTGCAGTGGAAATGTTGGGGCACACGTTCCAATGTAAATCCAACgggtaaaaacaaaataaacgcAAAGAGAAGAGTCATCATGACCCTTTGACAAAATTACTTTTGCCTCAAACGTAATTTTGCTACGAATTTTGAAACATGCTCTAAGTTGCACAAAAGAACTTAAAAGGATATGGGAGAGGGATCACATAGGAAATAATATATGTGAAAAATTGGTTACTtttgttgtttctttctttggataaggaCCAACTATCAAATACCAACGCACCAAAATCAAGAACCACTATGGATGTGTCTTCAGTGttgattttttctctttctggCTTGCTTTCTGAATACTCGAGTCTGTTTTGATTGCCATGTACCTGATGATGACACATGTGTAAGCTTTTAGGATAGTAGATACCTGCAGAGTGACATGTAATCATCTATAGTACTCTTGGATGCAATTTTTGTTATAATGTTTGAAGATCCAACAATATAAGATATCAGGGACAAGGTGAATGGAGTATTATCATGTTTCAACATTTGATTGTAAATAAGGATTTCGATTATGATATATTTATCATTGTCAATCTTTTTCCAGATATTGTGAGGGAGCTTTTGAATATTTGGCCTGAGGTCTGCAAGTTATGTGACTCCTCAAACACCAGTCCTCTATATTCTGCTGCAGTTCAAGATCACTTGGATGTGGTGGATGCTATCTTGGATGTCGATGTCAGTTCCATGTTCATAGTTAGGAAAAACGGCAAAACTTCACTGCACAATGCTGCTAGGTATGGTGTCCATCGTATTGTAAAAACACTTATTGCTCGGGATCCAGGAATAGTATgcatcaaagataaaaaaggtCAAACTGCACTGCATATGGCGGTTAAAGGACAGTGTACTTCAGTTGTGGAGGAGATATTACTAGCTGATCCTTCTATTTTGAATGAGCGAGATAAGAAGGGTAATACAGCTCTTCACATGGCTACAAGGAAATGCCGTTCACAGGTTAAATTTACATTCTATTGAACTGTagctatattttttcttcttgttaccATATTTGCTTTGGTTTCATTATAAACTTATCTATAAGATCTTAGTTTTCTGGAAGATAAACAAGTTGCCAACTTTGATATTGGAAAATCCAAGATGGCATGCAATGATTTTAACACAATGCAGCTACTATAAAATCGTTATGAGAATACAAAAAATGCATGATTATCCTATATTGTTTTGCCATACAACTTTGCCTATTGGGATCTTTTGTATTTAACCTCTCCTCCTGTGCACTGAGTGGCCCTCCCTTGTTACGTGAGAGCATGTGAATTGTGAAGTTATTGTCATTATCTACGACATGCATTTTTTTAAGTCAGTATTCATTCAATTCTTGTAATAAGAACATGTTATACCCTGTGAAGATCTTGCAGGTTGCAGCAACAATAGTACATCATTTTTTCCA contains:
- the LOC100781066 gene encoding ubiquitin fusion degradation protein 1 homolog; protein product: MFFDGYGYHGTSFEQIYRCYPASFIEKPQIESGDKIIMPPSALDRLASLHIDYPMLFELRNDAAERVSHCGVLEFIAEEGMIYMPYWMMENMLLQEGDIVKVKNVTLPKGTYVKLQPHTKDFLDISNPKAILETTLRNFSCLTTGDSIMVAYNNKKYYIDIIETKPDNAISIIETDCEVDFAPPLDYKEPEKPIAPLSAGKAAVAAEETPAEEEPKFNPFSGTGRRLDGKPLNYQPPPVSSSGSKDQKSDVVNSLSSTASSSQSNARQSQGKLVFGSNANRTNETGKAKESKPEPPKEKEEPKFQPFSGKKYSLRG